One window of the Triticum dicoccoides isolate Atlit2015 ecotype Zavitan chromosome 3B, WEW_v2.0, whole genome shotgun sequence genome contains the following:
- the LOC119277113 gene encoding BTB/POZ domain and ankyrin repeat-containing protein NPR2-like, translated as MEPSSSITFASSSSYLSNGSSPCSVALAPLPAADGWGGGGGGGGSSSSVEAVSLNRLSNNLERLLLDSELDCSDADVDVADGGPPIPVHRCILAARSPFFHDLFRARGSRSDGAVTASASASATSGGAGGDVTGRPQYKMEDLVPGGRVGREAFLAFMGYLYTGRLRPAPLDVVSCADLVCPHDSCPPAIRFAVELMYAAWTFRIPELMSLFQRRLMNFVDKTLAEDVLPILQVAFHSELTQVRGKCVQRIARSDLDIMSLDKELPPEIADEIKKIRQKSPPIDGDTIISDPVHDKRVRRIHRALDSDDVELVKLLLNESEITLDDANALHYAAAYCDSKVLTELLGLELANLNLKNSRGYTALHLAAMRREPAIIMCLLSKGAVASQLTDDGRLASNICRRLTRLKDYNAKMEQGQESNKDRMCIDILEREMMRNPMTAEDSVTSPLLADDLHMKLSYLENRVAFARLFFPAEAKVAMQIAQADVTPEVGVFSAASTSGKLREVDLNETPVTKNKRLRSRVDALAKTVELGRRYFPNCSQVLDKFLEDGLPDGLDAFQQQSGTPDEQQVKKMRFCEVKEDVRKAYSKDTADKSMFSALSSNSSSSAMK; from the exons ATGGAGCCGTCGTCGTCCATCACGTTCGCCTCCTCGTCGTCCTACCTGTCCAACGGCTCCAGCCCCTGCTCCGTCGCTCTGGCGCCACTGCCCGCGGCGGACGGGTGGGGAGGGGGTGGTGGAGGgggagggagcagcagcagcgtcGAGGCTGTGAGCCTGAATCGCCTCAGCAACAACCTCGAGCGCCTCCTCCTCGATTCTGAACTCGACTGCAGCGACGCCGACGTCGACGTGGCGGACGGCGGGCCGCCCATCCCCGTCCACCGCTGCATCCTCGCCGCGCGCAGCCCCTTCTTCCACGACCTCTTCCGCGCCCGCGGGAGCCGCAGTGATGGGGCAGtcaccgcctccgcctccgcctccgccaccaGTGGCGGAGCGGGAGGGGATGTGACCGGGAGGCCGCAGTACAAGATGGAGGACCTCGTCCCAGGTGGCCGTGTTGGTCGCGAGGCCTTCCTGGCGTTCATGGGGTACCTCTACACCGGCAGGCTCCGGCCCGCGCCACTGGACGTGGTGTCATGTGCTGATCTTGTGTGCCCGCACGACTCGTGCCCGCCGGCCATCAGGTTCGCCGTCGAGCTCATGTACGCGGCGTGGACCTTCAGGATCCCCGAGCTCATGTCGCTGTTCCAG CGACGGCTTATGAACTTTGTCGACAAGACTCTAGCTGAAGACGTCCTGCCTATCTTGCAAGTTGCCTTCCACTCAGAGCTTACTCAAGTGCGTGGAAAATGTGTTCAAAGGATTGCAAGATCAGATCTTGATATTATGTCTTTGGATAAGGAACTCCCTCCAGAAATTGCTGATGAGATAAAAAAAATCCGACAGAAATCTCCCCCAATTGATGGTGACACCATCATTTCGGACCCTGTTCACGATAAAAGAGTAAGAAGAATCCACAGGGCACTGGATTCTGATGATGTTGAACTTGTGAAGTTGCTTCTTAATGAGTCTGAAATCACCCTAGACGACGCCAACGCATTGCATTATGCTGCAGCTTACTGCGATTCCAAAGTTCTTACCGAGTTGTTAGGCCTGGAACTTGCCAACTTGAATTTGAAGAACAGTCGTGGGTACACAGCACTCCACCTAGCTGCTATGAGGAGAGAACCAGCTATTATTATGTGTCTCTTAAGCAAAGGAGCAGTGGCGTCGCAATTGACAGATGATGGCCGCCTTGCAAGTAATATTTGTCGAAGATTAACAAGACTAAAAGATTATAATGCAAAGATGGAGCAGGGCCAAGAGTCAAATAAAGATAGGATGTGCATTGACATCCTAGAGAGGGAGATGATGAGGAATCCTATGACAGCGGAAGATTCAGTCACCTCACCTTTATTGGCTGATGATCTTCACATGAAACTAAGCTACCTGGAAAATAGAG TCGCGTTTGCAAGATTATTCTTCCCTGCTGAAGCGAAGGTTGCGATGCAAATTGCGCAAGCAGACGTCACACCAGAAGTTGGTGTTTTTTCTGCAGCAAGTACTTCTGGTAAACTGAGGGAAGTCGATCTGAATGAGACGCCAGTAACAAAAAACAAAAGGCTACGTTCGAGGGTGGATGCACTCGCAAAAACAG TGGAACTGGGCCGTCGGTACTTCCCAAACTGCTCGCAGGTGCTCGACAAATTCTTGGAAGATGGCCTGCCTGATGGCCTTGATGCATTCCAGCAGCAAAGCGGCACCCCTGATGAGCAACAGGTGAAGAAGATGCGCTTCTGCGAGGTGAAGGAGGACGTGCGCAAAGCATACAGCAAGGACACGGCCGATAAAAGCATGTTTTCAGCCCTGTCGTCAAACTCCTCATCTTCGGCGATGAAGTGA